A window of the Streptomyces sp. NBC_00454 genome harbors these coding sequences:
- a CDS encoding MarR family winged helix-turn-helix transcriptional regulator, producing the protein MSTNNPRSGESWSRAELLARIVTESQRHYADYSLFSQAMADHIGLHPTDLQCVALLDMEPGPVSTGDIARLTGLTSGSATRLVDRMVKAGIVERHADPHDRRRSLVALAPAARDRIGAAWDTPGRAFGAVLESYSDAELAVIGDYLHRAAEVGRAQAKRLTSGTGDTG; encoded by the coding sequence ATGTCAACCAATAACCCTCGTTCGGGTGAGTCCTGGAGCCGCGCCGAGCTGCTCGCGCGCATCGTCACCGAGAGCCAGCGGCACTACGCCGACTACTCGCTCTTCAGCCAGGCCATGGCCGACCACATCGGCCTGCACCCCACCGACCTGCAGTGCGTCGCCCTCCTCGACATGGAGCCCGGCCCCGTCAGCACCGGTGACATCGCCCGGCTCACCGGCCTCACCTCCGGCTCCGCCACCCGCCTGGTCGACCGCATGGTCAAGGCCGGCATCGTCGAGCGCCACGCCGATCCCCACGACCGCCGGCGCTCGCTCGTCGCCCTCGCCCCCGCCGCCCGCGACCGGATCGGCGCCGCGTGGGACACCCCCGGCCGGGCCTTCGGCGCCGTACTGGAGAGCTACTCCGACGCCGAACTCGCCGTCATCGGCGACTACCTGCACCGCGCCGCCGAAGTCGGCCGCGCCCAGGCCAAGCGGCTGACCTCCGGCACGGGCGACACCGGCTGA
- the orn gene encoding oligoribonuclease: MNDRMVWIDCEMTGLSLTDDALIEVAALVTDSELNVLGEGVDIVIRPPDAALETMPDVVREMHTSSGLLDELAGGTTLADAEAQVLAYVREHVKEPRKAPLCGNTVGTDRGFLLRDMAALEGYLHYRIVDVSSIKELARRWYPRAYFNSPPKNGNHRALADIKESIAELRYYREAVFVPQPGPDSDTARTIAAKHVVPGE; encoded by the coding sequence ATGAACGACCGCATGGTGTGGATCGACTGCGAGATGACCGGGCTCTCGTTGACGGACGACGCACTTATCGAGGTGGCCGCACTGGTCACCGACTCGGAGCTCAACGTGCTCGGCGAAGGCGTGGACATCGTGATCCGCCCGCCGGACGCGGCCCTGGAGACCATGCCCGACGTGGTGCGCGAGATGCACACCTCCTCCGGCCTGCTCGACGAGCTGGCCGGCGGGACCACCCTCGCGGACGCCGAGGCGCAGGTCCTGGCCTACGTACGGGAACACGTGAAGGAGCCCCGCAAGGCCCCGCTCTGCGGAAACACGGTCGGTACCGACCGCGGCTTCCTGCTGCGCGACATGGCCGCGCTGGAGGGGTACCTGCACTACCGGATCGTGGACGTGTCCTCGATCAAGGAGCTGGCGCGCCGCTGGTACCCGCGCGCCTACTTCAACAGCCCGCCGAAGAACGGCAACCACCGGGCGCTCGCGGACATCAAGGAGTCCATCGCCGAGCTGCGTTACTACCGGGAGGCCGTCTTCGTGCCGCAGCCCGGACCGGACTCGGACACGGCGCGCACCATCGCCGCCAAGCACGTCGTCCCGGGCGAGTAA
- a CDS encoding NAD(P)H-binding protein has product MSDILVTGGRGAIARALSSLLTARGLPHRLASREPDKPGTVHCDLSDPATFPAALAGVRSVFLYAEASAIDAFVKEAVRAGVEHVVLLSSSSVLDADAEQSPLAAGHLAVERALLASPLRTTLLRPGSFANNALAWAWSLKSGRPVHLPYPGSYCDPVHEADVAESAFAVLTDPSLGGRAYTLTGSQSLTFAAQLAIVGEAVGRSIPFEPVSREQWKAEVDGYIPGPYAEALLDFWAATDGLPVSLTDAVEQLTGHAPRTFATWSADHADAFRGEASRA; this is encoded by the coding sequence ATGTCGGACATCCTCGTCACCGGCGGCCGCGGCGCCATCGCCCGCGCCCTCTCCTCCCTCCTCACCGCCCGCGGGCTCCCGCACCGCCTCGCTTCCCGCGAGCCGGACAAACCCGGGACCGTCCACTGCGATCTGAGCGATCCGGCCACCTTCCCCGCCGCCCTCGCCGGAGTCCGCTCCGTCTTCCTCTACGCCGAGGCCTCCGCCATCGACGCCTTCGTGAAGGAGGCCGTGCGGGCCGGCGTCGAGCACGTCGTCCTGCTCTCCTCCTCCTCGGTCCTGGATGCCGACGCCGAGCAGAGCCCGCTCGCCGCGGGCCACCTCGCGGTGGAGCGGGCCCTCCTCGCCTCCCCGCTGCGCACCACCCTGCTGCGCCCCGGCTCCTTCGCGAACAACGCCCTCGCCTGGGCCTGGTCGCTGAAGTCCGGCCGCCCGGTGCACCTGCCCTATCCGGGCTCCTACTGCGACCCGGTCCACGAGGCCGATGTCGCGGAGTCCGCCTTCGCGGTGCTCACCGACCCCTCGCTCGGCGGCCGGGCGTACACGCTGACCGGCTCGCAGTCGCTGACCTTCGCCGCCCAGCTGGCCATAGTGGGCGAGGCGGTCGGACGCTCCATACCCTTCGAGCCCGTCTCCCGCGAGCAGTGGAAGGCCGAGGTCGACGGCTACATACCGGGTCCCTACGCCGAGGCCCTGCTCGACTTCTGGGCCGCCACCGACGGCCTGCCGGTCAGCCTGACCGACGCCGTCGAGCAGCTCACCGGCCACGCACCCCGGACCTTCGCCACCTGGTCCGCGGACCATGCGGACGCCTTCCGCGGCGAGGCGTCCCGCGCCTAG